A single genomic interval of uncultured Pseudodesulfovibrio sp. harbors:
- a CDS encoding NAD(P)-dependent oxidoreductase, whose amino-acid sequence MKPARVLVTGATGFLGNHVVNELVKRRIPVVATGRDQAKLDSAGWPDLVERVSFDLADSHQGVFESFGQPSHCIHLAWSGLPNYNSETHMTECLPQSRSFLFDMINGGLQHLLVTGTCFEYGMQEGELDESTEPKPSNPYGKAKDRLRQELETLVSGKPARLQWARIFYMYGAGQGEKSLFAQLQKALDDGETTFDMSGGQQIRDFLPVEEIAEALADIICHPTHSGVVNVCSGRSLVLQSLVQEYLQKRNASIKLNLGVYPYPDWEPFRFWGNAELLTSIRKEVRELSSL is encoded by the coding sequence ATGAAGCCAGCCAGAGTACTCGTAACAGGGGCAACCGGGTTTCTCGGCAATCATGTCGTGAACGAACTCGTCAAACGGCGCATTCCCGTTGTCGCGACCGGACGGGATCAAGCCAAGCTGGACAGCGCCGGGTGGCCTGATCTGGTTGAAAGGGTATCCTTTGATTTGGCCGACTCGCACCAAGGGGTATTCGAGAGTTTCGGCCAGCCTTCGCACTGCATCCATCTCGCATGGTCCGGATTGCCGAATTACAATTCGGAAACGCATATGACGGAATGTCTGCCGCAAAGCCGTTCATTCCTGTTCGACATGATCAATGGCGGATTGCAGCACCTCCTTGTGACGGGCACCTGCTTCGAATACGGCATGCAGGAGGGGGAGCTGGACGAATCGACCGAGCCGAAGCCGTCGAACCCTTACGGCAAGGCCAAGGACAGGTTGCGGCAGGAGTTGGAAACTCTTGTGTCCGGCAAGCCCGCCCGTCTTCAATGGGCCAGGATTTTTTACATGTACGGGGCGGGTCAGGGTGAAAAATCCCTCTTCGCTCAGTTGCAGAAAGCGCTGGATGACGGCGAGACGACATTCGACATGTCCGGCGGGCAGCAGATAAGGGATTTCCTGCCCGTGGAAGAAATTGCCGAGGCATTGGCGGACATCATCTGCCACCCGACACATAGTGGAGTTGTCAACGTCTGTTCGGGGCGTTCTCTTGTCTTGCAGTCACTTGTTCAGGAGTACTTGCAGAAACGCAATGCTTCCATAAAACTGAATCTCGGTGTTTACCCCTACCCAGATTGGGAGCCTTTCCGGTTTTGGGGCAACGCCGAACTCTTAACATCCATCAGGAAAGAAGTCCGTGAATTGTCCTCTTTGTAA
- a CDS encoding class I SAM-dependent methyltransferase: MNCRHCGTKLSHVFIDLGQQPPSNSFLSPEELDRPEAVFPLKVFTCPECFLVQVDELKKSSEIFNNDYVYFSSYSSSWLEHARRYTDMAAERFGLGNDSLVVEIASNDGYLLQYMVEKSIPCFGVEPSVATAEAAKEKGVESVCDFFGQALAETLAAERGKVDLLIGNNVLAHVPDINDFVAGIKHILKDDGVATLEFPHLMRLIGGCQFDTIYHEHFSYLSLGTVQRIFEKQGLRVFDVEEIPTHGGSLRVYACHQEDGTHETLPAVDSLLEVEKAEGMTSLSYYETLQGEADRVKQELLDFLHTQRDAGKTVAAYGAAAKGNTLLNYCGIGPELLDFCIDASPHKQGLFMPGSHIPVFAPEVLRERRPDYVLILPWNIKTEIHAQHDYIKEWGGRFVTAMPTLSVQEKA, from the coding sequence ATGAATTGTCGACATTGCGGCACAAAACTGAGCCATGTGTTCATTGACCTTGGACAGCAGCCTCCCTCCAACTCCTTTCTCTCTCCGGAAGAATTGGATCGGCCTGAGGCGGTCTTTCCGCTCAAGGTTTTCACCTGTCCGGAATGCTTTCTGGTCCAAGTGGACGAATTGAAGAAATCGTCAGAGATTTTCAACAACGACTACGTCTATTTTTCTTCCTACTCCAGTTCCTGGCTGGAACATGCCCGACGCTACACTGACATGGCTGCGGAACGATTCGGTCTGGGCAACGATTCCCTGGTTGTGGAAATCGCATCCAACGACGGATATCTCCTTCAGTACATGGTGGAGAAGTCCATCCCCTGCTTCGGGGTCGAGCCGTCCGTCGCCACGGCGGAGGCGGCCAAGGAAAAAGGCGTCGAATCGGTCTGTGACTTCTTTGGTCAGGCTCTGGCGGAAACACTCGCGGCAGAGCGCGGCAAAGTGGATCTGCTGATCGGCAACAATGTGCTGGCCCACGTTCCGGATATCAACGATTTCGTGGCTGGAATCAAACACATACTCAAGGATGACGGCGTAGCGACTCTGGAATTTCCGCACCTCATGCGGTTGATCGGTGGATGTCAGTTCGACACCATCTATCACGAGCATTTTTCCTACCTGTCCCTTGGCACGGTTCAGCGTATTTTCGAAAAGCAGGGACTGCGTGTTTTTGATGTAGAGGAAATCCCCACGCATGGCGGCTCCTTGCGGGTGTATGCCTGCCATCAGGAAGACGGCACCCATGAAACCCTTCCCGCCGTGGATTCGCTGCTTGAGGTCGAAAAGGCTGAAGGCATGACCTCTCTCTCCTACTATGAGACATTGCAGGGAGAAGCGGACCGCGTGAAACAGGAACTGCTGGATTTTCTGCATACCCAGCGAGATGCAGGCAAAACCGTTGCCGCATACGGTGCGGCGGCCAAGGGCAACACCCTGCTCAACTATTGCGGCATAGGCCCGGAGCTTCTCGACTTCTGCATCGACGCATCCCCCCACAAGCAGGGGCTGTTCATGCCCGGTAGCCATATTCCGGTCTTCGCTCCCGAGGTTCTCAGGGAACGCAGGCCCGACTACGTGCTCATCCTTCCGTGGAATATCAAGACGGAGATTCATGCCCAGCATGATTACATCAAGGAATGGGGCGGACGTTTCGTGACGGCCATGCCGACGCTCTCCGTACAGGAAAAAGCCTAA
- a CDS encoding secondary thiamine-phosphate synthase enzyme YjbQ, giving the protein MKSYRKELFYEVPTRRAFINITDDVEACLRASGIREGLCLVNAMHITASVFINDDESGLHHDYEVWLEKLAPHEPVGQYRHNGYEDNADAHMKRQVMGREVVVAITDGQLDFGTWERIFYGEFDGRRKKRVLVKIIGE; this is encoded by the coding sequence ATGAAGTCATATCGCAAGGAACTGTTTTACGAAGTCCCGACCCGTCGAGCATTCATCAACATCACCGACGACGTGGAGGCGTGCCTGCGTGCATCCGGCATCCGCGAAGGGCTGTGTCTGGTGAACGCCATGCATATCACGGCTTCGGTATTCATCAATGACGATGAATCCGGGCTGCACCATGATTACGAGGTCTGGCTCGAAAAGCTCGCGCCGCATGAGCCTGTGGGCCAGTACCGGCACAACGGATATGAAGACAATGCCGATGCACACATGAAGCGGCAGGTCATGGGCCGTGAAGTCGTGGTCGCGATCACGGACGGCCAACTGGATTTCGGTACGTGGGAACGCATTTTTTACGGGGAATTCGACGGGCGGCGCAAAAAGCGCGTTCTCGTCAAGATCATCGGGGAATAA
- a CDS encoding 6-hydroxymethylpterin diphosphokinase MptE-like protein, which yields MNSAKLIALEKIGLLARGKDCGGGMKNGDPGKGPHTFYSHHPVWAYESPRCQRPYSGSDEAVFDFLPDGCTLQQAWGKTRLTVFLGAENSPEFHTALAREDTILLLFEPDESRLAALLDILPPTILKRQGLFFLSGHARTFTPPLQEILLEEIFNMGFPVFFASDRIRSDHEAWANDLIEYLEILFFRHRLYPLSGQTNARSLPLRDIYRGLIYDQQLHLYENLCDYLTCPDLSSLQNILEGETAILVAAGPELSRNIDYIADNLDKAVVICVNNALKPLREAGIEPHFVIINDASLHSGQVFDLIEPCEDAILVGHAFSALGGGTFRQKIIFGSELKTPFRERGRLHMHGSVISAAFSLARTLGCTRCVSIGAQLSSLDPWSLRYAAGTVHENDSAIPEKPLTYRYPQLFPVKTPMGDTVYTSLNFRDAAIWLTEEIRISGMEFINTSRHSLLFGPDIRFEERPKLDGTLDRNRLASLHRLSGHDESVSAIREYATQESARWEAVRDNAEALLNHAGGVPVEPGMTLLEKFDKVNVSYLVERFDDFDSEEFHHKVFESDDPAQHRLGLTDYFSKVVEMSNQFLVELKQQQRRMAALK from the coding sequence ATGAATTCGGCAAAACTCATCGCACTGGAAAAGATCGGTCTGCTGGCCCGTGGAAAAGACTGCGGCGGGGGCATGAAAAATGGCGACCCCGGCAAGGGACCGCATACCTTTTATTCCCATCATCCGGTATGGGCATATGAATCGCCGCGCTGCCAGCGTCCCTACTCCGGGTCCGACGAGGCTGTCTTTGATTTCCTGCCCGATGGCTGCACTCTTCAGCAGGCCTGGGGAAAAACACGCCTGACCGTGTTTCTGGGCGCGGAGAACAGCCCGGAGTTTCACACGGCTCTGGCCCGGGAGGATACGATCCTCCTTCTTTTCGAACCGGACGAGAGCCGTCTTGCCGCATTGCTGGATATTTTGCCGCCAACCATACTAAAGCGGCAGGGACTCTTTTTCCTTTCCGGGCATGCCCGCACGTTCACGCCGCCGTTGCAGGAAATTCTTCTCGAAGAGATATTCAACATGGGATTCCCGGTCTTTTTCGCATCCGACCGGATACGCAGCGACCATGAAGCGTGGGCAAACGACCTGATCGAATATCTGGAGATACTCTTTTTCCGCCACAGGCTGTACCCGCTTTCCGGTCAGACCAACGCACGCTCGCTCCCTCTCAGGGATATTTACCGCGGCTTGATCTACGATCAGCAACTGCACCTTTACGAGAACCTCTGCGATTACCTGACATGCCCTGACCTGAGCAGCCTTCAAAACATCCTTGAGGGCGAAACCGCCATTCTGGTCGCTGCCGGTCCCGAACTCAGCAGGAATATCGACTACATCGCCGACAATCTGGACAAGGCCGTGGTCATCTGCGTGAACAATGCCCTCAAGCCGCTGCGCGAGGCCGGGATAGAGCCGCATTTCGTCATCATCAATGACGCGTCCCTGCACTCGGGGCAGGTCTTCGATCTTATCGAACCGTGTGAAGACGCCATCCTTGTCGGGCACGCCTTTTCCGCTCTCGGAGGCGGCACATTTCGGCAGAAGATCATTTTCGGCAGCGAACTGAAAACGCCGTTCCGGGAACGGGGACGCCTGCACATGCACGGTTCAGTGATCTCTGCGGCCTTTTCCCTCGCCCGCACCCTGGGCTGCACGCGATGCGTTTCAATCGGCGCGCAACTCAGCTCTCTTGATCCGTGGAGCCTGCGCTATGCAGCAGGAACGGTTCACGAAAACGACTCTGCCATCCCGGAAAAACCGCTGACATACAGGTATCCGCAGCTTTTCCCGGTGAAAACCCCTATGGGAGACACGGTCTATACCTCGCTGAATTTTCGTGACGCCGCCATCTGGCTCACCGAGGAAATCCGCATTTCAGGCATGGAGTTCATCAACACTTCGCGCCACAGCCTGCTGTTCGGTCCCGACATCCGCTTTGAGGAACGTCCGAAACTGGACGGAACGTTGGACCGGAACCGATTGGCAAGCCTGCACCGGCTGTCCGGCCATGATGAGTCCGTGAGTGCCATACGGGAGTATGCGACACAGGAGAGCGCCCGGTGGGAGGCCGTCAGGGACAATGCCGAAGCCCTGCTGAACCATGCCGGAGGCGTGCCCGTGGAACCGGGCATGACGCTCTTGGAGAAATTCGACAAGGTCAATGTCAGTTATCTGGTGGAACGGTTTGACGATTTCGACAGTGAAGAATTCCACCACAAGGTCTTTGAATCCGATGATCCTGCCCAGCACCGATTGGGGCTGACAGACTACTTTTCCAAGGTCGTGGAAATGAGCAATCAGTTTCTCGTTGAACTGAAACAACAGCAACGCAGGATGGCGGCTCTTAAATAG
- a CDS encoding pyrimidine dimer DNA glycosylase/endonuclease V — MRLWTVHPGYLDAKGLVALWREGLLARAVLHGKTKGYRNHPQLLRFREHPDPLAAIDAYLAEVLRESRRRGYHFDASKIDENAQAAKIEETDGQLGYEWQHLLRKLAERAPELFREFEKSVPEPHPLFLLVAGGVRDWEKIS, encoded by the coding sequence ATGCGACTGTGGACCGTCCATCCCGGATATCTTGACGCAAAGGGACTCGTCGCCCTGTGGCGCGAGGGGCTGCTGGCGCGGGCTGTTCTGCATGGAAAGACCAAGGGGTATCGCAACCATCCGCAGTTGCTCCGTTTCCGGGAACATCCCGACCCTCTGGCCGCCATCGACGCCTATCTTGCCGAGGTACTCAGGGAATCGCGACGGCGCGGCTATCATTTCGACGCCTCAAAGATAGACGAGAACGCACAGGCTGCAAAAATCGAAGAAACGGACGGTCAACTCGGGTACGAGTGGCAGCACCTCCTGCGAAAGTTGGCCGAGCGTGCCCCGGAGCTTTTCCGGGAATTTGAAAAATCCGTTCCCGAGCCGCATCCCCTTTTCCTGCTTGTCGCAGGCGGAGTGAGGGATTGGGAAAAAATATCATAA
- a CDS encoding transporter substrate-binding domain-containing protein: MAEDYPPYSFPENGQAAGFVSEVVRLILDEAGQGETAIHFYPWARAYMKLQNGSGDVLYPMARTPGREALFRFVGPVFSDAVYFYKKRNASLTLTSIEDAKKVTSIGVTRNDLYHQLLKEKGFINLDVSSKQEHDFRKLFEGRVTLVPMGEKSIRNFMDRVQGLDLDMFEKTGPMWYRSEAYVAFSKQVPVNVVQKWQEILDRLKGTGKYEAIMNRYFPVADN, translated from the coding sequence ATGGCGGAAGACTACCCCCCGTACAGCTTCCCGGAAAACGGGCAGGCCGCAGGCTTTGTCTCGGAAGTGGTCCGGTTGATACTGGATGAAGCCGGACAAGGGGAAACCGCGATTCATTTTTATCCGTGGGCCAGAGCATACATGAAGCTCCAGAACGGTTCCGGTGACGTGTTGTATCCCATGGCACGCACTCCCGGGCGTGAAGCCCTTTTCCGATTTGTCGGTCCAGTTTTCAGTGATGCGGTCTATTTTTACAAGAAAAGGAATGCATCCCTCACGCTGACCTCCATCGAGGATGCGAAAAAGGTGACGTCCATCGGCGTTACGCGGAATGATCTGTACCACCAGCTTCTCAAAGAAAAAGGGTTTATCAATCTGGATGTCAGTTCCAAGCAGGAGCATGATTTCAGGAAACTTTTTGAGGGACGCGTGACGCTTGTTCCCATGGGCGAAAAAAGCATACGGAATTTCATGGATAGGGTTCAGGGATTGGATTTGGACATGTTCGAAAAGACAGGTCCGATGTGGTACCGATCCGAAGCCTATGTGGCTTTTTCAAAACAGGTTCCGGTCAACGTTGTACAAAAATGGCAGGAAATTCTGGACCGTCTCAAGGGAACGGGAAAGTATGAAGCCATCATGAATCGATATTTCCCTGTAGCCGACAACTGA
- the rfbG gene encoding CDP-glucose 4,6-dehydratase, translating to MLKRTYSGKRVFITGHTGFKGSWLSLWLTMLGARVHGYSLLPPSSPYMFDLIGLDNDVSGSHGDIRDLDSLRRAMTDFAPDIVIHMAAQPLVRRSYVEPVETFSTNVLGTVNVMEAVRQTPSVQVMVNVTSDKCYENTEAARPFRESDPMGGSDPYSASKGCAELAATAWNRSFFQDGGPSMVSVRAGNVIGGGDFGEDRLLPDMVRAYSRGEAVQIRSPKAIRPWQFVLEPLSGYLQLAQEAFLGNRDCVGGWNFGPESEDTQTVGEVVDSFTTRWGDGARCEMDRNNHPHEAGILRLDCTKAKEKLGWTPRTEIGVAIDWSAEWYKAWHLNPQSLRELTEEQIQRFETM from the coding sequence GTGCTGAAAAGGACATATTCCGGCAAGCGTGTTTTCATAACGGGACATACCGGCTTCAAAGGGAGCTGGCTGTCGCTATGGCTCACCATGCTCGGAGCCCGGGTTCACGGGTATTCCCTGCTCCCCCCATCCTCGCCATACATGTTCGATCTCATCGGGCTTGATAACGACGTCTCCGGTTCCCACGGAGACATCCGGGATCTTGATTCCCTGCGTCGGGCCATGACGGACTTTGCCCCGGATATCGTCATTCACATGGCTGCACAGCCGTTGGTTCGCCGTTCCTATGTCGAACCGGTGGAAACCTTTTCCACCAATGTGCTCGGCACCGTCAACGTCATGGAAGCTGTCCGCCAGACCCCTTCTGTTCAGGTCATGGTCAATGTCACCAGCGACAAGTGTTACGAAAACACCGAAGCGGCCCGTCCCTTCCGGGAATCCGACCCCATGGGAGGCTCGGACCCGTATTCCGCCAGCAAGGGATGCGCGGAGTTGGCGGCGACCGCGTGGAACAGGTCATTTTTTCAGGACGGCGGTCCGTCCATGGTTTCGGTCCGGGCCGGCAACGTGATCGGCGGCGGCGATTTCGGCGAAGACCGTTTGTTGCCGGACATGGTTCGTGCCTATTCAAGGGGAGAAGCTGTCCAGATTCGTTCCCCCAAGGCTATCCGGCCATGGCAGTTCGTACTGGAACCGTTATCCGGCTACCTTCAGCTCGCTCAGGAAGCATTTCTGGGCAACCGGGATTGCGTGGGCGGCTGGAATTTCGGTCCTGAGTCCGAAGACACGCAGACCGTCGGTGAAGTGGTGGACAGTTTTACCACCCGCTGGGGCGATGGCGCGCGGTGCGAGATGGACCGGAACAACCACCCGCATGAAGCCGGCATTCTCCGTCTGGACTGCACCAAGGCAAAGGAAAAGCTTGGGTGGACCCCCAGAACGGAAATCGGTGTCGCCATCGACTGGTCCGCTGAATGGTACAAGGCGTGGCACCTGAATCCCCAGTCGTTGCGTGAGCTTACCGAAGAACAGATTCAACGTTTCGAGACGATGTAA
- a CDS encoding TIGR00180 family glycosyltransferase, translating into MKDKVTIVVPTYNRHHHLERIIPFLLDFNMPVLVVDSTATPHAPTASNPDVEYLHMPGVGFQQKLKQAISNNVRTPYMLMNADDIYPLKSSLSLSLQFLEENPDYSSVQGSIIYETNGNLDLYKPESSLHQVDAECPGTRMLQHMVYYHPVFYSLQKTDAWKTVFRYYPDEVVNYNMMEIHMVLMMLAHGKAAKMRYLHHITSIIPCAEKRSLKTHGNSHDVIHNARYYEELTLVKEAVREYLVHEKGMPEVLAKRHVDNAVSLWLVNALPKKTYYWLNDRPPKTLSDRIRNEWDSLMGKTVQKKQKVKRKEKKDFNLRFAIDELAAESGPEGCRELDEIVAILTQGQQ; encoded by the coding sequence ATGAAGGATAAGGTAACCATAGTTGTCCCGACGTATAACCGGCATCACCATCTGGAACGTATCATTCCGTTCCTGCTGGATTTCAATATGCCGGTGCTGGTCGTCGATTCTACGGCAACTCCGCATGCTCCCACGGCTTCCAACCCGGATGTCGAGTACCTCCACATGCCGGGAGTCGGTTTCCAGCAGAAACTGAAGCAGGCAATCAGCAACAATGTCCGTACTCCGTACATGCTCATGAACGCGGACGACATTTATCCCCTCAAGAGCAGTCTCTCGCTCAGCTTGCAGTTCCTTGAAGAAAACCCGGACTATTCCTCTGTTCAGGGTTCGATTATTTATGAGACCAACGGGAATCTGGATTTATACAAACCCGAATCCTCTTTGCATCAGGTCGATGCCGAGTGTCCCGGAACCAGAATGTTGCAGCACATGGTGTATTACCACCCCGTGTTCTATTCACTGCAAAAGACCGACGCGTGGAAGACCGTCTTCCGGTATTACCCGGATGAAGTGGTGAATTACAACATGATGGAAATCCACATGGTCCTGATGATGCTCGCACACGGCAAGGCGGCGAAGATGCGATACCTGCATCACATTACGAGCATCATCCCGTGCGCCGAAAAGAGATCGCTCAAGACCCACGGGAATTCCCATGATGTGATACACAACGCCAGATATTATGAGGAACTCACCCTCGTAAAGGAAGCGGTCAGGGAATATCTTGTTCACGAAAAAGGGATGCCCGAGGTGTTGGCGAAGCGGCATGTGGACAATGCCGTTTCCCTCTGGCTGGTCAATGCCCTCCCCAAGAAGACTTACTACTGGCTCAATGACCGTCCTCCCAAAACGCTTTCGGACAGGATACGCAACGAATGGGATTCGTTGATGGGAAAAACCGTCCAGAAAAAACAGAAAGTGAAACGGAAGGAAAAGAAAGATTTCAATTTGCGGTTTGCCATTGACGAACTGGCGGCGGAAAGCGGTCCTGAAGGATGCAGGGAATTGGACGAAATCGTCGCAATACTCACCCAAGGTCAGCAATGA
- the rfbC gene encoding dTDP-4-dehydrorhamnose 3,5-epimerase translates to MRFSPLPLSGAFRIEDEAFVDDRGRFSRIFCARELKEIGLEQPLAQSNLSLTRHKGAVRGMHFQRPPHAEIKIVRCLQGAVFDVIVDLRKGSDTFLQWHGEILSPDKGCALFIPEGFAHGFQVLEEESLLLYMHSEFYTPSSEGGVRFSDPAINIEWPLPLTDISERDTSYPLINDQFEGIDI, encoded by the coding sequence ATGCGATTTTCTCCACTGCCTCTTTCCGGAGCTTTTCGTATCGAAGACGAAGCGTTCGTTGACGACCGAGGACGATTTTCACGAATTTTCTGCGCCAGGGAGCTGAAAGAAATCGGCCTGGAGCAGCCGCTTGCCCAGTCGAATCTTTCTCTGACACGGCACAAGGGCGCTGTTCGCGGCATGCACTTTCAGCGCCCTCCCCATGCCGAGATCAAGATAGTGCGATGCCTTCAAGGGGCCGTCTTCGATGTCATCGTGGACCTGCGTAAAGGCTCTGATACCTTCTTGCAGTGGCATGGTGAAATCCTGTCGCCGGACAAGGGGTGCGCGCTGTTCATCCCGGAAGGATTCGCACACGGTTTTCAGGTTCTGGAGGAAGAGAGCCTCCTGCTTTACATGCATTCCGAATTCTACACCCCGTCCAGTGAAGGGGGCGTCCGTTTCAGCGACCCTGCCATCAACATTGAATGGCCCCTGCCGCTCACCGACATTTCGGAACGGGATACGTCATACCCACTGATCAACGACCAATTTGAAGGAATCGATATATGA
- a CDS encoding bifunctional aspartate transaminase/aspartate 4-decarboxylase: protein MSQNVHPFIHEAAEQTRKGTLSRRDFFRYAACFGVTAMAAGPLIGMTAPEIAQAAAPDWKGLSKESPFEIKNRLIEMAEDACAKQGCSMINAGRGNPNFLNTTVRKSLALLTLFAAEQAEKTASAKDTGLRIAQKGVAADFRKFIVGKRGQSGAAFLEQALEYATENLGMNPDDVVFQLTDGIQGDFYPDPPRIFPVTEAIVNRYLDRVVFSNNPPKGKFNLFATEGATAAMIYIFNSLKENKVLVPGDKVAIVTPIFSPYLELPVLKDYGLEPVYIKGDEAMKWQVPDSEVAKLKDPKVKALYMVNPTNPTSVSLNADTVKRMADTIKVYNPDMVIISDTVYASFVDNFNTFGELLPENILGVYSFSKYFGVTGWRLGVIMVHENSVIDRIIGKLPRKQQAQLDIRYRLTSTRPGSIKFYERLEMDSRQVALAHTGGLSGPQQAAMCLFSLFELLDEKYVYKKTIMDILHRRWTALFKALQMDEPKGDNLTRYYALINLKELAVKMYGKEFATKLTKGHALEYLFRLAGNHHTVCLPGDGFAGPPWSLRVALANISEQDCTDIGENILAVMAGYRKELG from the coding sequence ATGAGCCAAAACGTACACCCGTTCATTCATGAAGCCGCGGAGCAAACCCGGAAAGGCACACTTTCCCGTCGGGATTTTTTCAGATACGCCGCATGTTTCGGCGTAACGGCCATGGCCGCCGGTCCGCTCATAGGCATGACCGCTCCCGAAATCGCCCAAGCTGCCGCACCCGACTGGAAAGGGTTGTCCAAGGAGAGTCCGTTCGAGATCAAGAATCGGCTCATCGAGATGGCTGAAGACGCTTGCGCCAAGCAGGGCTGCTCCATGATAAACGCGGGCCGGGGCAATCCTAATTTTCTCAACACCACGGTACGCAAATCCTTGGCCCTGCTGACCCTGTTCGCAGCAGAACAGGCGGAAAAAACCGCCTCTGCCAAGGATACAGGCCTGCGTATCGCCCAGAAGGGCGTGGCTGCCGATTTCAGGAAATTCATCGTTGGCAAGCGGGGACAGTCCGGTGCGGCCTTTCTGGAACAGGCTCTGGAATACGCCACCGAAAACCTCGGCATGAACCCGGACGACGTGGTCTTTCAACTCACCGACGGCATTCAGGGCGACTTCTATCCCGACCCGCCGCGCATCTTCCCGGTGACCGAGGCCATCGTCAACCGTTACCTCGACCGGGTGGTCTTCTCCAACAACCCGCCCAAAGGCAAGTTCAATCTCTTCGCTACCGAAGGGGCCACGGCGGCCATGATATACATCTTCAATTCCCTGAAGGAGAACAAGGTTCTCGTTCCCGGCGACAAGGTGGCCATCGTCACCCCGATCTTTTCGCCCTACCTTGAATTGCCGGTACTCAAGGATTATGGATTGGAGCCGGTCTATATCAAGGGCGATGAAGCCATGAAGTGGCAGGTGCCGGACAGTGAAGTGGCCAAGCTCAAGGACCCCAAGGTCAAGGCGCTGTACATGGTCAACCCGACCAACCCGACCTCGGTCTCCCTGAACGCGGATACGGTCAAACGCATGGCCGACACCATCAAGGTCTACAATCCGGATATGGTTATCATCTCGGACACGGTTTACGCCAGCTTTGTGGACAATTTCAACACGTTCGGAGAATTGCTGCCCGAGAATATTCTCGGTGTGTATTCCTTTTCCAAGTACTTCGGCGTCACCGGCTGGCGATTGGGCGTGATCATGGTTCATGAGAACAGCGTCATCGACAGGATCATCGGCAAGCTGCCCCGGAAACAGCAGGCGCAGCTCGACATCCGTTACCGGCTGACCTCCACCAGACCCGGTTCCATCAAATTCTACGAACGACTGGAAATGGACAGCCGTCAGGTGGCCCTGGCGCATACCGGCGGGCTTTCCGGACCGCAGCAGGCGGCCATGTGCCTGTTCTCCCTGTTTGAACTGCTCGACGAAAAATACGTGTACAAAAAGACCATCATGGACATCCTGCACAGGCGGTGGACCGCCCTGTTCAAGGCGTTGCAGATGGACGAGCCCAAAGGCGACAACCTCACGCGCTACTACGCCCTCATCAATCTCAAGGAACTGGCGGTCAAGATGTACGGCAAGGAATTCGCAACCAAGCTGACCAAGGGCCACGCCTTGGAATACCTGTTCCGTCTGGCCGGGAATCACCATACGGTCTGCCTGCCCGGTGACGGGTTCGCCGGACCGCCGTGGTCGCTGCGAGTGGCTCTGGCCAATATCTCCGAACAGGATTGTACCGACATAGGCGAAAACATACTTGCGGTCATGGCCGGATACAGAAAGGAACTCGGCTAG